A single window of uncultured Methanospirillum sp. DNA harbors:
- a CDS encoding sulfurtransferase TusA family protein — protein MADKKLDITGVVCPFCVLKVKNAMEQIVSGDTLTILSDHPPAAKDSIPAFAEMNGWKCSVHESAPGLWELTIRK, from the coding sequence ATGGCTGATAAAAAACTTGATATTACCGGGGTCGTGTGCCCGTTCTGTGTCTTGAAGGTGAAAAACGCCATGGAACAGATTGTATCTGGTGATACACTCACAATACTGAGTGATCATCCGCCGGCAGCAAAGGACTCAATTCCTGCTTTTGCTGAGATGAATGGATGGAAATGTTCAGTTCATGAGTCTGCTCCAGGGCTATGGGAATTGACAATAAGAAAATAG
- a CDS encoding 4Fe-4S binding protein, with translation MDVDPRLYSRGGIITERDPEKCIIRLRIAAGMTTPEQLIGIGKIARTYGDGRVHLTVRQTIEIPGVDPKRIVPMLTALKDIGTPLGSERQEIVNVTACMGTDHCKYANIDSLALAKEIDTKFFGKEMPVKVRIAISACPNGCASERLNEIGITGVREPYRDHDACTGCGTCEKYCREKAIIIKRGIVDLDKARCMECGICVLPCPFEVLKASEPRYRITIGGRRGRHPKIGRELITVSSPEKVMEIVGKIIRWIYELASSDQMLPEQLDEIGFDEFKRTIREEYAEKRVWPPENEVESDLL, from the coding sequence ATGGACGTCGATCCCCGATTATACTCCCGAGGGGGTATCATTACTGAGCGAGATCCTGAAAAATGCATTATCCGCCTCAGAATTGCCGCTGGAATGACTACTCCAGAACAGCTCATAGGAATCGGAAAGATCGCCCGCACCTATGGTGATGGCAGGGTACATCTGACGGTCCGCCAGACTATTGAGATCCCCGGTGTTGATCCCAAACGGATCGTCCCGATGCTGACCGCACTCAAGGATATCGGCACTCCTCTCGGTTCAGAGCGGCAGGAGATCGTCAACGTTACAGCTTGCATGGGGACTGATCATTGTAAATATGCGAATATTGACTCCCTGGCCCTCGCAAAAGAGATCGATACCAAATTTTTTGGTAAGGAGATGCCTGTTAAGGTGAGGATTGCCATCTCTGCATGCCCAAACGGATGTGCAAGTGAGCGATTAAACGAGATCGGTATAACCGGAGTCAGGGAGCCATACCGGGATCACGATGCATGTACAGGCTGTGGAACCTGCGAAAAGTACTGCAGAGAGAAAGCGATAATCATCAAAAGAGGCATTGTTGATCTCGATAAAGCACGGTGCATGGAGTGTGGTATCTGTGTTCTGCCCTGTCCATTTGAAGTATTGAAAGCGAGTGAACCAAGGTACCGGATCACCATTGGGGGAAGACGGGGTCGTCATCCAAAGATAGGGAGAGAGTTGATCACCGTATCGAGCCCGGAAAAAGTAATGGAGATCGTAGGAAAGATCATCAGGTGGATATATGAACTGGCCTCTAGCGATCAGATGCTCCCTGAACAACTTGATGAGATCGGATTTGATGAATTTAAGAGGACTATTCGGGAAGAGTACGCAGAAAAGAGGGTATGGCCTCCGGAAAATGAAGTTGAATCCGACCTCCTCTGA
- a CDS encoding rubredoxin: MQKYQCLECAYIYDPEKGDKTQNIPPGTSFEKLPKTWVCPECKISILKKGIWAPR; encoded by the coding sequence ATGCAAAAGTACCAATGCCTGGAATGTGCTTACATTTACGATCCGGAAAAAGGGGATAAGACTCAGAATATTCCTCCGGGAACATCCTTTGAAAAACTCCCAAAAACCTGGGTATGTCCTGAGTGTAAAATTTCCATCCTTAAAAAAGGTATCTGGGCTCCAAGATGA
- a CDS encoding molybdopterin dinucleotide binding domain-containing protein translates to MTNKITLNMITCRTIQQGVAMETGKTSQKYFDAASIIHMHEDDMKKLGIMANTNVKVTSKDGSVVVKAVRTREDLVPGLAHIPMGPWANAIVSAYTYSTGEPCFKGFPVDIEPAPEERIMGAVEIVQTLCYGPDRKPPVRS, encoded by the coding sequence ATGACGAACAAGATTACCCTTAACATGATCACCTGCCGGACAATCCAGCAGGGGGTTGCAATGGAGACAGGAAAGACTTCTCAGAAGTACTTTGATGCTGCCTCTATCATCCACATGCACGAGGATGACATGAAAAAACTGGGGATCATGGCAAACACCAATGTCAAAGTCACCAGTAAGGATGGAAGTGTAGTGGTCAAGGCAGTCAGAACCCGTGAAGATCTGGTTCCAGGTCTTGCACACATTCCAATGGGACCCTGGGCAAACGCCATCGTCTCAGCATATACATACTCAACCGGAGAACCATGCTTCAAGGGATTCCCGGTCGATATTGAACCAGCACCAGAGGAGCGGATTATGGGAGCTGTCGAGATAGTTCAGACCCTCTGTTATGGACCTGATAGAAAACCACCGGTGAGGAGTTAA
- a CDS encoding formylmethanofuran dehydrogenase subunit B, which produces MPKVVTDVVCPFCGTLCDDLVITVTDDETDIIDCQNACAIGAEKFLHLSKAAGHHRVTRPRKRQPDGTYKEITYDEAIEYTAQMLAKSKKTLWYGWASTSCEAMSIGHKVAEKAGTMVDNCATVCHGSSLLAIQDVGVPSCTLGEVKNRADRVVFWGCNPAHAHPRHMSRYSIFPRGFFTTKGHKGRKIICVDCRYTDTAKCADEFIQVEQSYDYELLDAFRTALRGEPIPDVVGGVPKEKIISAVETLKEGRFGVIFFGMGMTHTLGRNHNIDIAINFTRDMNDYTKFAIVAMRGHWNVTGSGQVLSWQYGFPYCVDLTRRTHARYQPGDTSSVDLLRRKEVDACICIASDIGAHFPIEATRHMAQIPSVCIDPHINLTTEISDVHIPVALVGVEVEGCAYRMDNVPMACRKVINPPEGMLTDEELLEKIYVRLCEIMGDS; this is translated from the coding sequence ATGCCAAAAGTTGTTACCGATGTTGTATGTCCATTTTGTGGGACATTATGCGATGATCTTGTAATAACGGTTACTGATGATGAAACCGATATCATTGACTGCCAGAACGCCTGTGCAATCGGTGCTGAGAAGTTCCTTCACCTTTCAAAGGCTGCAGGTCATCACAGAGTAACCCGCCCACGCAAACGCCAGCCTGACGGAACCTACAAAGAGATCACCTACGACGAGGCCATCGAATATACCGCCCAGATGCTGGCAAAGTCCAAGAAGACACTCTGGTACGGATGGGCATCGACAAGCTGCGAAGCAATGTCTATCGGACACAAGGTTGCAGAAAAGGCCGGAACAATGGTCGACAACTGTGCAACCGTCTGTCACGGCTCCTCACTTCTGGCAATCCAGGATGTCGGTGTTCCTTCCTGTACCCTCGGAGAAGTCAAGAACCGTGCAGACCGTGTCGTCTTCTGGGGATGTAACCCGGCACACGCTCACCCACGTCACATGTCCAGGTACTCAATCTTCCCACGTGGATTCTTCACAACCAAGGGCCACAAGGGTAGGAAGATCATCTGTGTTGACTGCCGGTACACTGACACAGCAAAGTGCGCTGATGAATTCATCCAGGTTGAGCAGTCATACGACTACGAACTTCTCGATGCATTCAGAACCGCTCTTCGTGGAGAACCAATCCCTGATGTAGTCGGTGGTGTTCCGAAAGAGAAGATCATATCAGCTGTCGAGACCCTGAAGGAAGGAAGGTTCGGCGTTATCTTCTTCGGAATGGGTATGACCCACACCCTGGGCAGAAACCACAACATCGATATCGCAATCAACTTCACCCGCGACATGAACGACTACACCAAGTTCGCCATCGTCGCTATGAGAGGACACTGGAATGTTACCGGTTCAGGACAGGTACTCTCCTGGCAGTACGGATTTCCATACTGTGTGGACCTTACCCGTCGGACCCATGCACGATACCAGCCTGGTGACACATCTTCTGTCGATCTCCTCCGCAGAAAAGAGGTTGATGCCTGTATCTGTATCGCTTCAGATATCGGAGCACACTTCCCGATTGAAGCAACCCGTCATATGGCACAGATTCCATCAGTCTGTATCGACCCGCACATCAACCTGACCACCGAGATCTCTGATGTTCACATCCCGGTCGCCCTGGTCGGTGTTGAGGTTGAAGGCTGTGCATACCGGATGGATAATGTCCCAATGGCATGCCGGAAAGTCATCAACCCACCAGAGGGGATGCTTACCGACGAAGAACTCCTTGAAAAGATCTATGTACGTCTCTGTGAAATCATGGGGGATTCATAA